A window from Musa acuminata AAA Group cultivar baxijiao chromosome BXJ3-10, Cavendish_Baxijiao_AAA, whole genome shotgun sequence encodes these proteins:
- the LOC135651753 gene encoding uncharacterized protein LOC135651753 isoform X3 gives MACNGLLQLVMRLGFDWDVNDMSILLLAKLAKPLIGTARIVINSIQIKGDLLLRPILDGQAVLYSFESTPEIRIGVAFGSGGSQTLPATELPGVPSWLVKLFTETIAKIMVEPRRHCYSLPPVDLRKKATGGLLSVTVVSASNLGRNNLKSSTSGTRQSTIVSSHLSGNLGKKALKTFVEVEVGDLTRRTSVSEGLNPRWDATFNMILHGETGILKFHLYEWDQSGVRLNYLTSCEIKMKYVADDSTVFWAIGHRSGVVAKQAENCGKEVEMTIPFEEANLGELTVRLILKEWQFSDGSVSLSNSTNSAAQLLMYNSHNLQLRTGRKLKVTVVEGRSLSTKDKSGKCDPYVKLQYGKAFYRTKIISHTSDPVWKHIFEFDEIGGGEYLKIKCYSADIFGDENIGCARVNLEGISEGSCRDIWVPLEKVNSGELRFQIEVVKNEDNESLKNLGMKQGSGWIELVLVEAKDLVAADIRGTSDPYVRVHYGNIKKRTKVIYKTLVPQWNQTLEFPDNGSPMILHVKDHNAVLPTSSIGHCTVEYEALPPNQTADKWIPLQGVKSGEIHVRITRKIPDLQKKSNLDTVVSSLSKAHKISTQIRDILKKFQGLIEDGDLEGLSLALSEVESAEDEQEEYMIQLQREKTLLINKISELGHEISRTSSAPTKMSY, from the exons CTACTTTTAAGACCGATTCTTGATGGCCAAGCAGTCCTGTATTCATTTGAATCAACTCCTGAGATCAGAATAGGTGTTGCATTTGGAAGCGGTGGTAGCCAAACACTTCCAGCTACAGAGCTGCCTGGTGTTCCATCTTGGTTG GTCAAGCTATTCACAGAAACCATAGCTAAAATAATGGTTGAGCCTCGCCGTCATTGTTACTCTTTGCCGCCAGTGGATCTACGGAAGAAAGCCACTGGAGGTTTACTTTCAGTTACTGTAGTTTCAGCCAGTAATTTAGGCAGGAATAACTTGAAAAGCAGCACCTCAGGAACCCGACAAAGCACTATTGTAAGCAGCCATTTGTCAGGGAACTTGGGGAAAAAGGCTTTGAAGACATTTGTTGAAGTAGAAGTTGGTGATCTAACAAGAAGAACAAGTGTTAGTGAAGGGTTAAATCCCAGATGGGATGCTACCTTTAATATGATATTACATGGAGAAACTGGAATTCTCAAATTTCATCTCTATGAATGGGATCAAAGTGGTGTTAGGTTAAATTACTTAACCAGCTGTGAGATAAAG ATGAAGTATGTCGCAGATGATTCTACAGTATTTTGGGCAATAGGGCATAGATCTGGTGTAGTGGCAAAACAAGCTGAGAATTGTGGGAAAGAAGTAGAGATGACTATTCCGTTTGAAGAAGCTAATCTAGGGGAG TTGACAGTGAGGCTTATTCTTAAAGAATGGCAATTTTCAGATGGTTCTGTAAGCTTGAGTAACTCTACCAACAGTGCAGCACAACTGTTGATGTATAATTCACATAATCTTCAGTTGAGAACAGGAAGGAAGCTCAAAGTAACTGTAGTAGAAGGACGGAGCCTGTCTACAAAAGATAAATCTGGAAAATGTGACCCCTATGTTAAGCTTCAATATGGAAAG GCTTTTTATCGAACAAAAATTATTTCTCATACTTCAGATCCAGTGTGGAAGCACATatttgaatttgatgaaataGGAGGTGGTGAATATCTCAAAATCAAATGTTATAGTGCAGATATATTTGGAGATGAGAACATTGGATGTGCACGGGTGAACCTAGAAGGAATTTCAGAAGGTTCATGCAGGGATATCTGGGTGCCTCTTGAGAAAGTGAACTCTGGAGAGTTGAGGTTCCAAATAGAAGTAGTAAAGAATGAGGACAATGAAAGCTTGAAA AATTTAGGAATGAAACAGGGATCTGGCTGGATTGAACTAGTACTAGTTGAAGCTAAAGATCTAGTTGCTGCTGATATAAGAGGAACCAGTGACCCTTATGTGAGGGTACATTATGGGAACATTAAGAAACGAACGAAG GTCATTTACAAAACACTGGTTCCCCAATGGAACCAAACCTTAGAGTTTCCGGACAATGGCAGTCCCATGATTTTACATGTGAAGGATCATAATGCTGTACTGCCCACATCTAGCATAGGTCATTGCACAGTGGAATATGAAGCCTTGCCTCCAAATCAAACAGCTGACAAGTGGATTCCTCTCCAAGGTGTAAAGAGTGGGGAGATCCATGTACGAATAACAAGAAAAATTCCAGATCTGCAGAAGAAATCCAACTTAGATACTGTTGTGTCTTCATTAAGCAAAGCACATAAGATATCCACGCAG ATCAGAGACATCTTAAAGAAGTTTCAAGGCCTGATTGAGGATGGCGATCTAGAGGGGTTATCACTGGCTTTAAGTGAAGTAGAAAGTGCTGAAGATGAACAGGAGGAATACATGATTCAACTTCAAAGAGAAAAGACACTATTGATCAACAAAATAAGCGAACTTGGCCACGAAATCAGTAGAACATCCTCTGCTCCAACCAAGATGTCATACTGA